From one Triticum aestivum cultivar Chinese Spring chromosome 4B, IWGSC CS RefSeq v2.1, whole genome shotgun sequence genomic stretch:
- the LOC123093535 gene encoding G-patch domain-containing protein 1 — MAAPEAPTCYVGIARQSAAFRLMKQMGWEEGEGLGKDKQGIKGHVRVKQKQDTLGVGVDNPQNKWAYDTTQFDDILKKLKVQSTTPVKEIEDVSSSPDSTPKKDKPAKDEVAKVTRPQGRYKKRERGKSVRGYSAVDLEGILVRKKENDCKVDQEVQPSCMEEPDITIGKGAVSQAEDVNWWGHKFGYVSGGFLGAKSRKNKKDISNVRQMFGEDDQENLYNLVQDKATSGKQGLGIKDLPMKVGGQRWKGNKTSLGDSDEENSTQSELSEVEEDEDEEVSASDAKVNEVHVKTIKEVCVDAKPKTKFKKLCKKILRQAPSQSMKLKELKEAVEEQSTILSDFSCRREALSFLKRKLQGSKKFNLEGKRVHLVS, encoded by the exons ATGGCCGCGCCGGAGGCACCCACGTGCTACGTCGGGATCGCGCGCCAGTCCGCCGCCTTCCGCCTCATGAAGCAAATG GGATGGGAAGAAGGTGAAGGCCTCGGGAAAGACAAGCAGGGTATAAAGGGGCATGTCAGAGTGAAACAAAAGCAGGACACACTAG GTGTTGGTGTGGACAATCCTCAGAACAAATGGGCGTATGATACCACCCAGTTTGATGATATACTAAAGAAACTGAAAGTG CAATCTACAACTCCTGTTAAAG AAATTGAGGATGTAAGCAGTTCACCTGACAGTACACCCAAGAAAGATaaacctgcaaaagatgaagtcgCTAAAGTTACCCGGCCTCAAGGAAG ATACAAGAAAAGGGAGAGGGGGAAAAGTGTGAGGGGTTATTCAGCAGTTGATCTTGAAGGCATACTT GTTCGGAAGAAGGAAAATGATTGCAAGGTGGATCAGGAAGTTCAACCATCATGTATGGAAGAGCCTGATATCACCATCGGCAAGGGTGCAG TATCCCAAGCTGAAGATGTGAACTGGTGGGGCCACAAGTTTGGATATGTATCAGGAGGCTTTTTAGGAGCAAAATCTCGCAAGAATAAAAAAGATATTTCTAATGTCCGTCAGATGTTTGGGGAAGATGATCAAGAAAATCTGTACAACCTTGTTCAG GACAAAGCTACATCTGGAAAGCAGGGTCTTGGCATCAAGGACCTGCCGATGAAAGTTGGTGGCCAGCGTTGGAAGGGGAACAAAACCTCTCTTGGTGATAGTGATGAGGAAAATTCAACCCAGTCTGAATTATCAGAagtggaagaagatgaagacgaggaAGTATCTGCCAGTGATGCTAAAGTAAATGAAGTACATGTGAAAACCATAAAAGAAGTTTGTGTGGATGCTAAACCTAAAACCAAGTTCAAGAAGCTTTGCAAAAAAATTCTTCGTCAG GCTCCATCTCAGTCCATGAAATTGAAGGAGCTCAAGGAAGCTGTTGAAGAACAATCAACTATTTTGTCCGACTTCTCCTGTAGACGTGAAGCTCTATCATTCTTGAAGAGGAAG CTCCAGGGAAGCAAGAAATTTAATCTGGAGGGCAAAAGGGTGCATCTTGTATCATGA